Proteins encoded by one window of Brienomyrus brachyistius isolate T26 chromosome 1, BBRACH_0.4, whole genome shotgun sequence:
- the si:ch211-221n20.8 gene encoding latent-transforming growth factor beta-binding protein 4 isoform X2 produces MKLPGAQSILTPLGFLVALIVAETLTTPQSNEIQQNREPELTMTPNLVIENTTKNIGEKEQDAVTTDVDECALGHYPGPCGPHANCSNTAGSFLCTCHHGYLRRPEGCEDIDECELSAISGLQACGGGAKCRNLPGSFSCFCPAGFVLALDAKNCVDVDECSFEEHCRRELGNTCINTAGSYVCQCRAGFRSETPACVDVDECSETPDVCAGWGVCENTLGSFRCVCQQGYRGNGTHCEDENECASGQHSCDTNAHCGNIIGSYFCQCSQGFNGDGHSCFDVDECAMKNGYCQHSCRNEPGSYHCQCQLGYLLQENGHNCTDVDECASPKGPCEQVCTNTEGSFECFCHSGFQLHMDGLQCVDIDECKLQNGGCSHSCTDTIGGHICHCPKPLLLDKDNVTCINATSCQLRNGGCEHRCTVWTEGRVHCSCNAGWILGADQRSCEDVDECGDFTNGGCEQLCINHPGTFNCSCREGFQARADAPTKCQPFCDPPCQNYGVCVAPNTCDCPTGYPGAGCSATCSPPCAHGGTCMRWNMCLCPPGWTGSGCHTAVCELPCANGGRCVGPGTCQCPSDYSGPQCFSPTCTPPCLNGGRCVDVNKCTCSEGWTGARCQIEPVQCPKGCKNSGTCVGLNRCRCAGGFTGDLCETEVTTPCVPPCQHGAICSPQNKCTCPVGTAGLRCEKLMCPVVTTVVSMARAVRKGVRESYVDRCGPLGVQLCTKYRINQARVYLQAYRVGYKIQCPEKSR; encoded by the exons ATGAAATTGCCCGGGGCACAGAGTATTCTAACGCCGCTGGGCTTCTTGGTGGCGCTGATCGTCGCCGAGACCCTGACGACCCCCCAGTCCAATGAAATTCAGCAAAACCGGGAGCCTGAGCTCACAATGACACCG AATCTAGTGATTGAAAACACCACGAAGAACATAGGCGAGAAAGAACAAGATGCAGTTACAACAG atgtggATGAGTGTGCTCTGGGGCACTACCCAGGCCCCTGCGGGCCCCATGCCAACTGCTCCAACACAGCCGGCTCCTTCCTGTGCACCTGTCACCATGGTTACCTGAGGAGGCCGGAGGGGTGTGAGG ACATTGACGAGTGTGAGCTGTCTGCGATATCGGGCCTTCAGGCATGTGGGGGTGGGGCCAAGTGCAGGAACTTGCCAGGGTCCTTCTCCTGCTTCTGCCCTGCAGGCTTTGTGCTGGCACTGGATGCAAAAAACTGTGTGG ATGTAGATGAGTGCAGCTTTGAAGAACACTGTCGACGTGAGTTGGGCAACACGTGTATCAACACGGCTGGCAGCTACGTGTGTCAGTGCAGGGCGGGCTTCAGATCGGAGACGCCTGCATGCGTGG ATGTGGATGAGTGCAGCGAAACTCCAGATGTGTGCGCTGGGTGGGGGGTCTGTGAAAACACCCTGGGAAGCTTCCGGTGTGTGTGCCAGCAGGGTTACCGGGGCAACGGCACCCACTGCGAGG ATGAGAATGAGTGTGCGTCTGGCCAGCACAGCTGTGACACCAACGCCCACTGTGGCAACATCATTGGCTCCTACTTCTGCCAGTGCTCTCAGGGCTTCAATGGCGATGGCCACTCCTGTTTTG ATGTGGATGAGTGCGCCATGAAGAACGGATACTGCCAGCATAGCTGTAGGAATGAGCCCGGCTCGTATCACTGCCAGTGCCAGCTGGGTTACCTTCTGCAGGAGAATGGACACAACTGCACCG ATGTAGACGAGTGTGCATCACCTAAAGGCCCCTGTGAGCAGGTCTGCACCAACACCGAAGGCTCCTTTGAGTGCTTCTGCCACTCGGGCTTCCAGCTGCACATGGACGGCCTCCAGTGTGTAG ATATCGATGAGTGCAAGCTTCAAAATGGCGGCTGCTCTCACAGCTGCACCGACACCATCGGTGGACACATCTGCCACTGCCCTAAGCCTCTTCTACTGGACAAGGACAACGTTACTTGCATCA ATGCGACTTCCTGCCAGCTACGGAATGGAGGTTGTGAGCACAGGTGTACGGTTTGGACAGAGGGGCGTGTCCATTGCAGCTGCAACGCAGGCTGGATACTTGGGGCGGACCAGCGGAGCTGTGAGG ATGTAGACGAGTGTGGTGACTTCACCAACGGCGGCTGTGAGCAGCTCTGCATCAATCATCCAGGCACCTTCAACTGCAGCTGCAGGGAGGGCTTCCAGGCCCGTGCTGACGCCCCCACAAAGTGCCAGC CTTTTTGCGACCCTCCGTGTCAGAATTACGGGGTGTGCGTGGCACCCAACACGTGTGACTGCCCCACTGGATACCCGGGAGCTGGCTGCTCAG CCACCTGCTCCCCGCCATGTGCTCACGGAGGAACCTGTATGCGCTGGAACATGTGTCTGTGCCCCCCTGGATGGACTGGGTCGGGCTGCCACACAG CTGTGTGTGAGCTGCCGTGCGCCAATGGGGGGCGCTGCGTAGGCCCGGGTACCTGCCAGTGCCCTTCTGACTACAGTGGTCCACAGTGCTTCAGCC ccacctgcacacCACCCTGCCTGAACGGCGGCAGATGTGTGGATGTCAACAAGTGCACGTGCAGTGAAGGGTGGACAGGAGCGCGATGCCAGATAG AGCCAGTTCAGTGTCCGAAGGGGTGTAAGAATAGTGGAACTTGTGTGGGCCTTAACAGGTGTCGCTGTGCTGGTGGATTCACAGGGGACCTCTGTGAGACAG AGGTTACCACACCCTGTGTGCCGCCCTGCCAGCACGGTGCCATCTGCAGTCCTCAGAATAAGTGCACCTGTCCAGTAGGCACCGCTGGACTTCGCTGTGAGAAACT GATGTGTCCAGTGGTGACCACTGTGGTCAGCATGGCACGGGCTGTACGCAAGGGGGTCAGGGAAAGTTATGTGGATCGATGTGGTCCTCTGGGCGTCCAGCTCTGCACGAAGTACAG GATCAATCAGGCAAGGGTATATCTGCAGGCCTACAGGGTCGGGTATAAGATCCAGTGTCCAGAGAAGAGCAGATGA
- the LOC125749541 gene encoding uncharacterized protein LOC125749541 — protein sequence MSGPKGTRETGRDSTAEGEAEMSATPEHGEVPEQTKQRDRHLTLGTQEGLNASAKCSVGKTEHYDVRPCDVSHALQDHRRTTSDDPVHHVTSSKRTVGFISGCRTEEYAALLARNRDLEALQQEAVECRKRKPTVRQQAEEEAFRRYMKIVCNDPLCPETVLVPPGWVTGSLPLTPPTTRKSKKVKDGTAEESVTTLPSYLQFNLHSSQLHTSPSS from the exons ATGTCGGGTCCTAAAGGTACCAGGGAAACTGGCAGAGACAGCACCGCGGAGGGGGAGGCTGAAATGTCCGCGACCCCGGAGCATGGCGAAGTCCCCGAGCAGACAAAGCAGCGCGACCGACATTTAACGCTCGGGACGCAGGAGGGTCTGAACGCCAGCGCTAAGTGCAGTGTGGGAAAG ACGGAACACTATGATGTCAGGCCCTGCGATGTGAGCCATGCCTTACAGGACCATAGGCGCACAACCTCTGATGACCCAGTGCATCATGTGACCAGCAGCAAGAGAACAGTGGGCTTCATCAGTGGGTGCAGGACAGAG GAATATGCAGCTTTGCTAGCAAGGAACAGGGATCTGGAAGCTCTCCAGCAGGAGGCTGTAGAATGCAGGAAGAGGAAGCCTACTGTCAGGCAGCAGGCTGAGGAAGAGGCTTTCAGACGCTACATGAAGATCGTCTGCAATGATCCACTTTGCCCAGAG ACAGTGCTGGTCCCTCCAGGGTGGGTCACTGGCAGCCTACCCCTGACCCCACCAACCACAAGAAAGAGCAAGAAAGTGAAGGatggaactgcagaggaaagTGTCACGACGCTGCCTTCCTACCTGCAGTTTAACCTGCATTCATCTCAGCTGCATACATCTCCGTCCTCTTAG
- the wdr97 gene encoding WD repeat-containing protein 97, which yields MPGLRPPLGRAPMWQSRGSPNEVGVGSKSQTSTKVWELTKLQNTQSLRISDSSEILVYKEEVKKMNMGLPAGLGKIPLRAATPPSSLAETSTVSAVSGVEEQWMVDSQDTSLSPQHPELPPVPLSRKETPPGTSHKKPITPQPCIPSTKLPEFITQFVDHHWFKELYPDIKTRHTPRPKDFAQLLLKHMERVEAETKMQMLKALWELQQQGALQISEQICTGLIDVLKSSTSSATANEKHFLTKLMSTLVSLDSASQQLVVELLAFLVHGELQDTAQYLLEVMGVKEVDLWLRPEVEVWDSGLAGNPKPQEVLRKKAADWLELWTHQYKVNRVTHGIRVKQKSRGL from the exons ATGCCTGGACTTAGGCCTCCACTGGGTCGTGCCCCCATGTGGCAAAGCCGAGGGTCCCCTAATGAGGTGGGAGTTGGATCTAAGAGTCAAACGAGTACGAAGGTGTGGGAACTCACAAAACTTCAAAATACTCAGTCTCTGAGGATCAGTGACAGCAGTGAGATCTTGGTCTACAAAGAAGAGGTGAAGAAGATGAACATGGGCTTACCAGCAGGACTGGGAAAGATCCCGCTAAGAGCAGCCACACCTCCCTCATCCTTGGCGGAGACCTCCACTGTCTCTGCTGTGAGTGGGGTGGAGGAGCAGTGGATGGTCGACAGTCAGGACACCTCCCTTTCTCCCCAGCATCCCGAGCTTCCCCCAGTCCCACTTTCCAGGAAAGAAACACCTCCAGGAACGTCCCACAAGAAGCCCATAACTCCCCAGCCCTGCATTCCTTCCACCAAGCTCCCAGAATTCATCACACAATTTGTGGACCATCACTGGTTTAAAGAACTGTACCCAGACATTAAA ACTCGACACACCCCCAGGCCCAAAGACTTTGCCCAGCTACTGCTGAAGCACATGGAGCGTGTTGAGGCAGAGACCAAGATGCAGATGCTAAAAGCGCTGTGGGAGCTACAACAGCAGGGTGCACTACAGATCAGTGAGCAGATCTGCACCGGCCTCATAGACGTGTTGAAGTCGTCTACCTCCTCAGCAACA GCTAATGAGAAGCATTTTCTCACCAAATTAATGAGCACACTAGTATCCCTGGATTCTGCCAGTCAGCAGCTGGTGGTGGAGCTGCTGGCCTTTCTGGTCCATGGAGAGCTACA GGACACTGCCCAGTACTTGCTGGAAGTGATGGGTGTGAAAGAGGTAGACCTTTGGCTGCGCCCTGAGGTAGAGGTCTGGGACAGTGGATTGGCTGGGAATCCGAAGCCCCAGGAGGTGCTGAGGAAGAAAGCCGCTGATTGGTTGGAACTCTGGACCCATCAGTACAAGGTGAACAGGGTGACCCATGGCATTAGAGTGAAGCAGAAGTCCAGAGGACTGTAG
- the si:ch211-221n20.8 gene encoding latent-transforming growth factor beta-binding protein 4 isoform X1 codes for MKLPGAQSILTPLGFLVALIVAETLTTPQSNEIQQNREPELTMTPNLVIENTTKNIGEKEQDAVTTVSLVVSTPSTKPPDIATTSPCPRNQVPLEGAAGCGCLGHLVLQGEKCSCPTGFKQQGAAECHDVDECALGHYPGPCGPHANCSNTAGSFLCTCHHGYLRRPEGCEDIDECELSAISGLQACGGGAKCRNLPGSFSCFCPAGFVLALDAKNCVDVDECSFEEHCRRELGNTCINTAGSYVCQCRAGFRSETPACVDVDECSETPDVCAGWGVCENTLGSFRCVCQQGYRGNGTHCEDENECASGQHSCDTNAHCGNIIGSYFCQCSQGFNGDGHSCFDVDECAMKNGYCQHSCRNEPGSYHCQCQLGYLLQENGHNCTDVDECASPKGPCEQVCTNTEGSFECFCHSGFQLHMDGLQCVDIDECKLQNGGCSHSCTDTIGGHICHCPKPLLLDKDNVTCINATSCQLRNGGCEHRCTVWTEGRVHCSCNAGWILGADQRSCEDVDECGDFTNGGCEQLCINHPGTFNCSCREGFQARADAPTKCQPFCDPPCQNYGVCVAPNTCDCPTGYPGAGCSATCSPPCAHGGTCMRWNMCLCPPGWTGSGCHTAVCELPCANGGRCVGPGTCQCPSDYSGPQCFSPTCTPPCLNGGRCVDVNKCTCSEGWTGARCQIEPVQCPKGCKNSGTCVGLNRCRCAGGFTGDLCETEVTTPCVPPCQHGAICSPQNKCTCPVGTAGLRCEKLMCPVVTTVVSMARAVRKGVRESYVDRCGPLGVQLCTKYRINQARVYLQAYRVGYKIQCPEKSR; via the exons ATGAAATTGCCCGGGGCACAGAGTATTCTAACGCCGCTGGGCTTCTTGGTGGCGCTGATCGTCGCCGAGACCCTGACGACCCCCCAGTCCAATGAAATTCAGCAAAACCGGGAGCCTGAGCTCACAATGACACCG AATCTAGTGATTGAAAACACCACGAAGAACATAGGCGAGAAAGAACAAGATGCAGTTACAACAG TCTCCCTAGTGGTTTCAACCCCTAGCACAAAGCCACCAGACATTGCTACAACCTCCCCTTGCCCCAGAAACCAGGTTCCATTAGAGGGAGCCGCTGGTTGTGGTTGTCTGGGGCACCTGGTGTTGCAGGGTGAAAAATGTTCCTGCCCGACTGGGTTCaagcagcagggggcagcagagtgcCACG atgtggATGAGTGTGCTCTGGGGCACTACCCAGGCCCCTGCGGGCCCCATGCCAACTGCTCCAACACAGCCGGCTCCTTCCTGTGCACCTGTCACCATGGTTACCTGAGGAGGCCGGAGGGGTGTGAGG ACATTGACGAGTGTGAGCTGTCTGCGATATCGGGCCTTCAGGCATGTGGGGGTGGGGCCAAGTGCAGGAACTTGCCAGGGTCCTTCTCCTGCTTCTGCCCTGCAGGCTTTGTGCTGGCACTGGATGCAAAAAACTGTGTGG ATGTAGATGAGTGCAGCTTTGAAGAACACTGTCGACGTGAGTTGGGCAACACGTGTATCAACACGGCTGGCAGCTACGTGTGTCAGTGCAGGGCGGGCTTCAGATCGGAGACGCCTGCATGCGTGG ATGTGGATGAGTGCAGCGAAACTCCAGATGTGTGCGCTGGGTGGGGGGTCTGTGAAAACACCCTGGGAAGCTTCCGGTGTGTGTGCCAGCAGGGTTACCGGGGCAACGGCACCCACTGCGAGG ATGAGAATGAGTGTGCGTCTGGCCAGCACAGCTGTGACACCAACGCCCACTGTGGCAACATCATTGGCTCCTACTTCTGCCAGTGCTCTCAGGGCTTCAATGGCGATGGCCACTCCTGTTTTG ATGTGGATGAGTGCGCCATGAAGAACGGATACTGCCAGCATAGCTGTAGGAATGAGCCCGGCTCGTATCACTGCCAGTGCCAGCTGGGTTACCTTCTGCAGGAGAATGGACACAACTGCACCG ATGTAGACGAGTGTGCATCACCTAAAGGCCCCTGTGAGCAGGTCTGCACCAACACCGAAGGCTCCTTTGAGTGCTTCTGCCACTCGGGCTTCCAGCTGCACATGGACGGCCTCCAGTGTGTAG ATATCGATGAGTGCAAGCTTCAAAATGGCGGCTGCTCTCACAGCTGCACCGACACCATCGGTGGACACATCTGCCACTGCCCTAAGCCTCTTCTACTGGACAAGGACAACGTTACTTGCATCA ATGCGACTTCCTGCCAGCTACGGAATGGAGGTTGTGAGCACAGGTGTACGGTTTGGACAGAGGGGCGTGTCCATTGCAGCTGCAACGCAGGCTGGATACTTGGGGCGGACCAGCGGAGCTGTGAGG ATGTAGACGAGTGTGGTGACTTCACCAACGGCGGCTGTGAGCAGCTCTGCATCAATCATCCAGGCACCTTCAACTGCAGCTGCAGGGAGGGCTTCCAGGCCCGTGCTGACGCCCCCACAAAGTGCCAGC CTTTTTGCGACCCTCCGTGTCAGAATTACGGGGTGTGCGTGGCACCCAACACGTGTGACTGCCCCACTGGATACCCGGGAGCTGGCTGCTCAG CCACCTGCTCCCCGCCATGTGCTCACGGAGGAACCTGTATGCGCTGGAACATGTGTCTGTGCCCCCCTGGATGGACTGGGTCGGGCTGCCACACAG CTGTGTGTGAGCTGCCGTGCGCCAATGGGGGGCGCTGCGTAGGCCCGGGTACCTGCCAGTGCCCTTCTGACTACAGTGGTCCACAGTGCTTCAGCC ccacctgcacacCACCCTGCCTGAACGGCGGCAGATGTGTGGATGTCAACAAGTGCACGTGCAGTGAAGGGTGGACAGGAGCGCGATGCCAGATAG AGCCAGTTCAGTGTCCGAAGGGGTGTAAGAATAGTGGAACTTGTGTGGGCCTTAACAGGTGTCGCTGTGCTGGTGGATTCACAGGGGACCTCTGTGAGACAG AGGTTACCACACCCTGTGTGCCGCCCTGCCAGCACGGTGCCATCTGCAGTCCTCAGAATAAGTGCACCTGTCCAGTAGGCACCGCTGGACTTCGCTGTGAGAAACT GATGTGTCCAGTGGTGACCACTGTGGTCAGCATGGCACGGGCTGTACGCAAGGGGGTCAGGGAAAGTTATGTGGATCGATGTGGTCCTCTGGGCGTCCAGCTCTGCACGAAGTACAG GATCAATCAGGCAAGGGTATATCTGCAGGCCTACAGGGTCGGGTATAAGATCCAGTGTCCAGAGAAGAGCAGATGA
- the si:ch211-221n20.8 gene encoding multiple epidermal growth factor-like domains protein 6 isoform X3: MKLPGAQSILTPLGFLVALIVAETLTTPQSNEIQQNREPELTMTPNLVIENTTKNIGEKEQDAVTTVSLVVSTPSTKPPDIATTSPCPRNQVPLEGAAGCGCLGHLVLQGEKCSCPTGFKQQGAAECHDVDECALGHYPGPCGPHANCSNTAGSFLCTCHHGYLRRPEGCEDIDECELSAISGLQACGGGAKCRNLPGSFSCFCPAGFVLALDAKNCVDVDECSFEEHCRRELGNTCINTAGSYVCQCRAGFRSETPACVDVDECAMKNGYCQHSCRNEPGSYHCQCQLGYLLQENGHNCTDVDECASPKGPCEQVCTNTEGSFECFCHSGFQLHMDGLQCVDIDECKLQNGGCSHSCTDTIGGHICHCPKPLLLDKDNVTCINATSCQLRNGGCEHRCTVWTEGRVHCSCNAGWILGADQRSCEDVDECGDFTNGGCEQLCINHPGTFNCSCREGFQARADAPTKCQPFCDPPCQNYGVCVAPNTCDCPTGYPGAGCSATCSPPCAHGGTCMRWNMCLCPPGWTGSGCHTAVCELPCANGGRCVGPGTCQCPSDYSGPQCFSPTCTPPCLNGGRCVDVNKCTCSEGWTGARCQIEPVQCPKGCKNSGTCVGLNRCRCAGGFTGDLCETEVTTPCVPPCQHGAICSPQNKCTCPVGTAGLRCEKLMCPVVTTVVSMARAVRKGVRESYVDRCGPLGVQLCTKYRINQARVYLQAYRVGYKIQCPEKSR, translated from the exons ATGAAATTGCCCGGGGCACAGAGTATTCTAACGCCGCTGGGCTTCTTGGTGGCGCTGATCGTCGCCGAGACCCTGACGACCCCCCAGTCCAATGAAATTCAGCAAAACCGGGAGCCTGAGCTCACAATGACACCG AATCTAGTGATTGAAAACACCACGAAGAACATAGGCGAGAAAGAACAAGATGCAGTTACAACAG TCTCCCTAGTGGTTTCAACCCCTAGCACAAAGCCACCAGACATTGCTACAACCTCCCCTTGCCCCAGAAACCAGGTTCCATTAGAGGGAGCCGCTGGTTGTGGTTGTCTGGGGCACCTGGTGTTGCAGGGTGAAAAATGTTCCTGCCCGACTGGGTTCaagcagcagggggcagcagagtgcCACG atgtggATGAGTGTGCTCTGGGGCACTACCCAGGCCCCTGCGGGCCCCATGCCAACTGCTCCAACACAGCCGGCTCCTTCCTGTGCACCTGTCACCATGGTTACCTGAGGAGGCCGGAGGGGTGTGAGG ACATTGACGAGTGTGAGCTGTCTGCGATATCGGGCCTTCAGGCATGTGGGGGTGGGGCCAAGTGCAGGAACTTGCCAGGGTCCTTCTCCTGCTTCTGCCCTGCAGGCTTTGTGCTGGCACTGGATGCAAAAAACTGTGTGG ATGTAGATGAGTGCAGCTTTGAAGAACACTGTCGACGTGAGTTGGGCAACACGTGTATCAACACGGCTGGCAGCTACGTGTGTCAGTGCAGGGCGGGCTTCAGATCGGAGACGCCTGCATGCGTGG ATGTGGATGAGTGCGCCATGAAGAACGGATACTGCCAGCATAGCTGTAGGAATGAGCCCGGCTCGTATCACTGCCAGTGCCAGCTGGGTTACCTTCTGCAGGAGAATGGACACAACTGCACCG ATGTAGACGAGTGTGCATCACCTAAAGGCCCCTGTGAGCAGGTCTGCACCAACACCGAAGGCTCCTTTGAGTGCTTCTGCCACTCGGGCTTCCAGCTGCACATGGACGGCCTCCAGTGTGTAG ATATCGATGAGTGCAAGCTTCAAAATGGCGGCTGCTCTCACAGCTGCACCGACACCATCGGTGGACACATCTGCCACTGCCCTAAGCCTCTTCTACTGGACAAGGACAACGTTACTTGCATCA ATGCGACTTCCTGCCAGCTACGGAATGGAGGTTGTGAGCACAGGTGTACGGTTTGGACAGAGGGGCGTGTCCATTGCAGCTGCAACGCAGGCTGGATACTTGGGGCGGACCAGCGGAGCTGTGAGG ATGTAGACGAGTGTGGTGACTTCACCAACGGCGGCTGTGAGCAGCTCTGCATCAATCATCCAGGCACCTTCAACTGCAGCTGCAGGGAGGGCTTCCAGGCCCGTGCTGACGCCCCCACAAAGTGCCAGC CTTTTTGCGACCCTCCGTGTCAGAATTACGGGGTGTGCGTGGCACCCAACACGTGTGACTGCCCCACTGGATACCCGGGAGCTGGCTGCTCAG CCACCTGCTCCCCGCCATGTGCTCACGGAGGAACCTGTATGCGCTGGAACATGTGTCTGTGCCCCCCTGGATGGACTGGGTCGGGCTGCCACACAG CTGTGTGTGAGCTGCCGTGCGCCAATGGGGGGCGCTGCGTAGGCCCGGGTACCTGCCAGTGCCCTTCTGACTACAGTGGTCCACAGTGCTTCAGCC ccacctgcacacCACCCTGCCTGAACGGCGGCAGATGTGTGGATGTCAACAAGTGCACGTGCAGTGAAGGGTGGACAGGAGCGCGATGCCAGATAG AGCCAGTTCAGTGTCCGAAGGGGTGTAAGAATAGTGGAACTTGTGTGGGCCTTAACAGGTGTCGCTGTGCTGGTGGATTCACAGGGGACCTCTGTGAGACAG AGGTTACCACACCCTGTGTGCCGCCCTGCCAGCACGGTGCCATCTGCAGTCCTCAGAATAAGTGCACCTGTCCAGTAGGCACCGCTGGACTTCGCTGTGAGAAACT GATGTGTCCAGTGGTGACCACTGTGGTCAGCATGGCACGGGCTGTACGCAAGGGGGTCAGGGAAAGTTATGTGGATCGATGTGGTCCTCTGGGCGTCCAGCTCTGCACGAAGTACAG GATCAATCAGGCAAGGGTATATCTGCAGGCCTACAGGGTCGGGTATAAGATCCAGTGTCCAGAGAAGAGCAGATGA